Proteins from a genomic interval of Verrucomicrobium sp.:
- a CDS encoding lipase maturation factor family protein, translating to MKSEIPHPSSTARVGLWLFLRGLAAAYLFAFAALIPQVLGLLGSRGILPAHGLFSFLRGELGGSSFFGLPTLFWLGDGDGLLQAVPWIGAALSLLLFFDVAPILLLPLLWFLYLSVVNVGQSFFAFQWDGLLLEAGLLAVLAVPLRLRPRFLSLPPQPPAFALFLLRWLLFRLILLSGLVKLASGDPSWRDLSALSYHYFTQPLPTVPAWFFFHAPLLFHQACAVFVFAVELLFVWGAFGQPFLRRQAAAGIAALQLFIALTGNYAFFNWLTLALTCLLVDDACFLSLSGALRSAIVRPYKAMPLSPFRKTVLYGLGGFLLFWSLVFSLEGVGMGGLFPDFVRRGEEAVLPWRSTNFYGLFAVMTKTRGEILLEGSDDGTDWKPYRFPAKPGDVRRAPRWVAPYQPRLDWQMWFAALSTGDKTPWFRNFMVRLLQGSPDVLRLLDGNPFPDHPPRYVRALSFDYRFTSGEERKATGAWWTAEPEGWYYPTLSLEAEAPPK from the coding sequence ATGAAATCGGAGATCCCGCACCCCTCCTCCACGGCGCGGGTCGGCCTCTGGCTCTTTCTCCGGGGACTGGCGGCGGCCTACCTCTTCGCCTTCGCCGCCCTCATCCCGCAGGTCCTGGGGCTCCTCGGCTCCCGGGGAATCCTTCCCGCCCACGGGCTCTTTTCCTTCCTGCGGGGGGAGCTGGGCGGCTCCTCCTTCTTCGGCCTGCCCACCCTGTTCTGGCTGGGGGACGGGGACGGCCTCCTGCAGGCCGTGCCGTGGATCGGGGCGGCCCTGAGCCTTTTGCTCTTCTTCGACGTCGCCCCCATCCTCCTCCTGCCCCTCCTCTGGTTCCTCTACCTTTCCGTCGTCAACGTGGGGCAGAGCTTCTTCGCCTTCCAATGGGACGGCCTCCTCCTGGAGGCCGGGCTTCTCGCCGTCCTGGCCGTCCCCCTCCGGCTGCGGCCCCGCTTCCTCTCCCTGCCGCCGCAGCCGCCCGCCTTCGCCCTCTTCCTCCTGCGCTGGCTCCTGTTCCGCCTCATACTCCTCTCCGGCCTGGTGAAGCTGGCCAGCGGCGACCCAAGCTGGCGGGACCTCTCCGCCCTTTCCTACCACTACTTCACCCAGCCGCTGCCGACGGTGCCCGCCTGGTTCTTCTTTCACGCCCCGCTCCTCTTCCACCAGGCCTGCGCGGTCTTCGTCTTCGCCGTGGAGCTGCTCTTCGTCTGGGGCGCCTTCGGCCAGCCCTTCCTGCGCCGCCAAGCGGCGGCGGGGATCGCCGCCCTCCAGCTCTTCATCGCGCTGACGGGCAATTACGCCTTCTTCAACTGGCTCACCCTGGCCCTGACCTGCCTGCTGGTCGACGACGCCTGCTTCCTCTCCCTCTCCGGCGCCCTTCGCTCCGCCATCGTCCGCCCCTACAAGGCCATGCCGCTTTCCCCCTTCCGCAAAACCGTCCTCTACGGCCTGGGCGGCTTCCTCCTTTTCTGGAGCCTCGTCTTCTCCCTGGAGGGAGTCGGCATGGGAGGCCTTTTCCCGGACTTCGTCCGGCGGGGGGAGGAAGCGGTCCTCCCCTGGCGGAGCACGAACTTCTACGGCCTCTTCGCCGTCATGACCAAGACGCGCGGCGAGATCCTCCTGGAAGGGAGCGACGACGGCACGGACTGGAAACCCTACCGCTTCCCTGCCAAGCCGGGCGACGTCCGCCGCGCCCCCCGCTGGGTCGCCCCCTACCAGCCCCGGCTCGACTGGCAGATGTGGTTCGCCGCCCTGAGCACGGGGGACAAGACGCCCTGGTTCCGCAACTTCATGGTGCGGCTCCTTCAAGGCTCCCCCGACGTCCTCCGCCTCCTGGACGGCAATCCCTTCCCCGATCACCCGCCCCGCTACGTCCGCGCCCTCTCCTTCGACTACCGCTTCACCTCCGGCGAGGAGCGGAAGGCCACCGGCGCCTGGTGGACCGCCGAGCCGGAGGGCTGGTATTACCCCACCCTGAGCCTGGAGGCGGAGGCGCCGCCGAAATAG
- a CDS encoding peroxiredoxin, translated as MPFFKAFGFTPKDQPLPVGAHVPPIAAQDADGNRVELGELLRTGMTYLYFFPKAGTPGCILQACDLRDGFARLQEAGIRVIGVSKDSAEAQQRFREKRSLPYLLLPDTDGKVARAFGVPIVFGLALRRSYLIRDGVVVWRDLHTRVRHQVDDLLAALPNLTA; from the coding sequence ATGCCCTTTTTCAAAGCCTTCGGTTTCACTCCCAAAGACCAGCCCCTGCCGGTGGGCGCGCACGTCCCCCCCATTGCCGCCCAGGACGCCGACGGCAACCGCGTGGAGCTGGGCGAGCTGCTCCGCACCGGGATGACCTATCTCTACTTCTTCCCGAAGGCGGGCACCCCCGGCTGCATCCTGCAGGCCTGCGACCTGCGCGACGGCTTCGCCCGCCTCCAGGAAGCGGGCATCCGCGTCATCGGCGTCAGCAAGGACTCGGCGGAAGCGCAGCAGCGCTTCCGCGAAAAGCGGAGCCTCCCCTACCTCCTCCTCCCCGACACGGACGGCAAGGTCGCCCGCGCCTTCGGCGTGCCGATCGTCTTCGGCCTGGCACTGCGGCGCAGCTACCTGATCCGGGACGGCGTGGTCGTCTGGCGCGACCTGCACACCCGCGTCCGCCACCAGGTGGACGACCTCCTGGCCGCCCTGCCGAACCTGACGGCCTAG
- a CDS encoding FAD-linked oxidase C-terminal domain-containing protein, whose product MASSSWTAALRRLLPAGRVATDPETLAAHAGDAWFAAVTPEAVAFPADTAEVSKVLAFAHRRKIPVTARGAGRGYVGGCVPQRRGIVLSLIRMNKVLEIDLVDGVARVQPGVLTASFQDLVKKKGWFYPPDPASRKECSLGGNAATNAGGPRCLKYGVTRNYVTGLEVVLADGTVARVGGRTQKNKAGFDLVGLFVGSEGLLGVATELTLRLIPHPQARAGLSATFASAPAAAQAVQAIFAAGFLPSGLEMADSFTLKAARNYLGADVVPPGAAQILVEVDGRAGSVQGELKELAALLQKLKTPPGHLRLAPDEAGCEALWEMRRNYSASLKNSGLTKLNQDIVVPRRRLVDLFRFAAGLQKRYGMPVACFGHAGDGNIHVNVMADMSRPGAEKASRRALDELFRQILAWNGTITGEHGIGLAKLPWWKTAASPEVRALHARIKRALDPAGILNPGKFA is encoded by the coding sequence ATGGCTTCCTCCTCCTGGACCGCCGCCCTGCGGCGCCTTTTGCCCGCCGGCCGCGTGGCGACCGATCCCGAAACCCTCGCCGCCCATGCCGGGGACGCCTGGTTCGCCGCCGTCACGCCGGAGGCTGTCGCCTTTCCCGCCGACACGGCGGAAGTTTCCAAGGTCCTGGCCTTCGCGCACCGGCGGAAGATCCCGGTCACCGCGCGCGGGGCGGGGCGGGGCTACGTCGGCGGGTGCGTGCCGCAGCGGCGCGGCATCGTCCTCTCCCTCATCCGGATGAACAAGGTCTTGGAAATCGACTTGGTCGACGGCGTCGCCCGCGTCCAGCCGGGCGTCCTCACGGCTTCCTTCCAGGATCTGGTGAAGAAGAAGGGCTGGTTCTACCCGCCCGATCCGGCCAGCCGGAAGGAGTGTTCCCTGGGCGGCAACGCCGCCACCAACGCGGGCGGCCCCCGCTGCCTGAAATACGGCGTCACGCGCAATTATGTCACCGGCCTGGAGGTCGTCCTGGCGGACGGCACCGTCGCCCGCGTCGGCGGGCGGACGCAGAAGAACAAGGCGGGCTTCGACCTGGTCGGCCTCTTCGTCGGCTCGGAGGGGCTCCTGGGCGTCGCCACGGAGCTGACCCTCCGCCTCATCCCCCATCCGCAGGCGCGGGCGGGCCTTTCCGCCACCTTCGCCTCCGCGCCCGCGGCGGCCCAGGCGGTGCAGGCGATCTTTGCCGCCGGGTTCCTGCCCAGCGGCCTGGAGATGGCCGACAGCTTCACCCTGAAGGCGGCGCGCAATTACCTGGGCGCCGACGTGGTGCCCCCCGGCGCCGCGCAGATCCTCGTGGAGGTCGACGGCCGCGCGGGGAGCGTGCAAGGGGAGCTCAAGGAGCTGGCCGCCCTCCTGCAAAAGCTGAAGACCCCGCCCGGCCATCTCCGCCTGGCCCCGGACGAGGCGGGCTGCGAGGCCCTGTGGGAGATGCGGCGCAACTACTCCGCCTCCCTTAAGAACAGCGGCCTGACGAAGCTCAATCAGGATATCGTGGTGCCGCGCCGCCGCCTGGTGGACCTCTTCCGCTTCGCCGCCGGGCTGCAGAAGCGCTACGGCATGCCGGTGGCCTGCTTCGGCCACGCGGGGGACGGGAACATCCACGTCAACGTCATGGCGGACATGTCCCGCCCCGGCGCGGAGAAGGCCTCCCGCCGGGCGCTCGACGAGCTGTTCCGCCAGATCCTGGCCTGGAACGGCACCATCACGGGGGAGCACGGCATCGGTCTGGCCAAGCTGCCGTGGTGGAAGACGGCGGCCTCCCCGGAGGTGCGCGCCCTCCACGCCCGCATCAAGCGGGCCCTCGACCCGGCGGGGATCCTCAATCCGGGCAAATTCGCATGA
- a CDS encoding DUF47 family protein, with protein MSSFWKKILGKDEKFFDLLDASAHEAGITARCLRELLQKAGDGGLSEADLSEFSLHRNKDKEITRKITRELCRTFVTPLEREDIEALSESLYRIPKTVQKIGERFLFCSESLLKDKSLLRQAEILEQATQVVCRLIQLLRSGEAIEKASDLHGRLQQLEGEADRLFTAMLREAYAHRDAKELILLKDVCELMEKAIDRCRDVGNTVFQVVLKSS; from the coding sequence ATGAGTTCGTTTTGGAAAAAGATCCTGGGGAAGGACGAGAAGTTCTTCGACCTGCTCGACGCCAGCGCCCACGAGGCGGGAATCACCGCCCGCTGCCTGCGGGAGCTGCTGCAAAAGGCCGGGGACGGCGGGCTGAGCGAGGCCGACCTCTCCGAGTTCTCCCTCCACCGGAACAAGGACAAGGAGATCACGCGCAAGATCACCCGTGAGCTGTGCCGCACCTTCGTCACCCCGCTGGAGCGGGAGGACATCGAGGCCCTTTCCGAATCCCTCTACCGCATCCCCAAGACGGTGCAGAAGATCGGCGAGCGGTTCCTCTTCTGCTCGGAGAGCCTGCTGAAGGACAAGTCGCTCCTGCGCCAGGCGGAGATCCTGGAGCAGGCCACGCAGGTCGTCTGCCGCCTCATCCAGCTCCTGCGCTCCGGCGAGGCGATCGAGAAGGCCAGCGACCTCCACGGCCGCCTGCAGCAGCTGGAGGGGGAGGCCGACCGCCTCTTCACCGCCATGCTGCGGGAGGCCTACGCCCACCGCGACGCCAAGGAGCTGATCCTCCTCAAGGACGTCTGCGAGCTGATGGAAAAGGCGATCGACCGCTGCCGGGACGTCGGCAACACCGTCTTCCAGGTGGTCCTCAAGAGCTCATGA
- a CDS encoding inorganic phosphate transporter codes for MTLVLAVLAAALLFEFINGFHDAANAIATVVSTKVLTPRQAVLLAAAGNLVGALTGTAVAATIGGGLVEARAVSPAVVLAALLAAVLWGLLTWWLGLPSSSSHALIGGLCGAALAATGLDWSVLKWSSGLWPKVIVPMVTSPLLGFLGGLLLMYAILLLFHRITPLAAKRWFGRAQLASAAMMAWSHGSNDAQKTMGIIALCLFAATGAGTFADLPSALAFLRTPEFHIAPWVVLTCALTMAAGTAFGGWRIIRTLGHRMVKLHPANGFAAEASAAAVIHAASHFGIPVSTTHVISTAIMGVGTTKRLSAVKWGIVHKIVWAWVFTLPVTSVLAYGIYRLAFRA; via the coding sequence ATGACCCTGGTCCTGGCCGTCCTGGCCGCCGCGCTCCTCTTCGAGTTCATCAACGGCTTCCACGACGCGGCCAACGCGATCGCCACCGTCGTCTCCACCAAGGTCCTCACCCCGCGGCAGGCCGTCCTCCTGGCGGCGGCGGGCAACCTCGTCGGCGCGCTCACCGGCACGGCGGTGGCGGCGACGATTGGCGGCGGCCTGGTGGAGGCGCGGGCCGTCTCCCCCGCCGTGGTCCTGGCGGCCCTCCTGGCCGCCGTGCTCTGGGGGCTCCTCACCTGGTGGCTGGGCCTCCCCTCCAGCTCCAGCCACGCGCTGATCGGCGGCCTCTGCGGCGCGGCGCTGGCCGCCACGGGGCTCGATTGGTCGGTTCTCAAATGGAGTTCGGGGCTGTGGCCGAAGGTCATCGTGCCGATGGTCACCTCCCCGCTGCTCGGCTTCCTGGGCGGCCTCCTTCTCATGTATGCCATCCTGCTTCTCTTCCACCGGATCACGCCCCTGGCGGCCAAGCGGTGGTTCGGCCGCGCGCAGCTGGCCAGCGCCGCCATGATGGCTTGGAGCCACGGCTCCAACGACGCGCAGAAGACGATGGGGATCATCGCCCTCTGCCTCTTCGCCGCCACCGGCGCGGGGACCTTCGCCGATCTGCCGTCCGCCCTGGCCTTCCTGCGCACGCCGGAGTTTCACATCGCCCCGTGGGTGGTGCTGACCTGCGCGCTGACCATGGCGGCGGGGACCGCCTTCGGCGGCTGGCGGATCATCCGCACCCTGGGCCACCGGATGGTGAAGCTCCATCCGGCCAACGGCTTCGCGGCGGAGGCCTCCGCCGCGGCGGTCATCCACGCGGCCAGCCACTTCGGCATCCCCGTCTCCACGACCCACGTCATCTCCACGGCGATCATGGGCGTGGGCACCACCAAGCGCCTCAGCGCGGTGAAGTGGGGCATCGTCCACAAGATCGTCTGGGCCTGGGTCTTCACCCTGCCCGTGACGTCGGTGCTGGCCTACGGGATCTACCGGCTGGCGTTCAGGGCCTAG
- a CDS encoding L,D-transpeptidase family protein, translating into MNAAVLPLALILCLAPTPDSTRGTLQLFERAAPQEAWHPAGPPVPVLYGKNGLAWGRGLHPEQPGLQKKEGDGRTPMGRFAVGTILGDAPALPSGSLWPDYVQKTERTAWVGDPALPGYNHLYVLPEGEAPPPWFDKEKTRLHDPAHEWEVLIEHNYPESAPGLGSAIFFHIRRGPDRPSYGCTVMAREELERLVRWLDPAKHPQVVQLDEADYRRLWQAWDLPAPRP; encoded by the coding sequence GTGAACGCCGCCGTCCTCCCCCTGGCCCTCATCCTCTGCCTGGCCCCGACTCCCGACTCGACCCGGGGGACGCTCCAGCTTTTCGAGCGCGCCGCGCCGCAGGAAGCCTGGCATCCCGCCGGCCCGCCGGTGCCGGTCCTTTACGGCAAGAACGGCCTGGCCTGGGGCCGTGGACTCCACCCGGAGCAGCCCGGCCTCCAAAAAAAGGAGGGGGACGGACGGACGCCGATGGGCCGCTTCGCCGTCGGCACCATTCTGGGGGACGCGCCCGCGCTCCCTTCCGGCTCCCTCTGGCCGGACTACGTGCAGAAGACGGAGCGGACCGCCTGGGTTGGCGATCCCGCCCTGCCGGGCTACAACCATCTTTATGTCCTGCCGGAGGGGGAAGCCCCGCCACCCTGGTTCGACAAGGAAAAGACCCGCCTCCACGATCCCGCGCACGAGTGGGAGGTCCTGATCGAGCACAACTACCCGGAAAGCGCCCCCGGCCTGGGCAGCGCCATTTTCTTCCATATCCGGCGCGGGCCGGACCGGCCCTCCTACGGCTGCACGGTGATGGCGCGGGAGGAGCTGGAACGGCTGGTCCGCTGGCTCGACCCGGCGAAGCACCCGCAGGTCGTCCAGCTGGACGAGGCCGATTACCGCCGCCTCTGGCAGGCGTGGGATTTGCCCGCGCCTAGGCCCTGA
- a CDS encoding glycosyltransferase family 9 protein, whose translation MIRPVLEIPALEPIPAEEVGSIAVVKPDHIGDLILHTPVFPALRRRFPKARITAVVGTWAAEALRNNPHVDEIVAFTPEWLDRDRVRFDLAKHRRNQEALARLAAKPFDLVINLRDEGEAVSYLNLSVNALLTGRWFLSYVKDHAELAMVSHPVAYRYERMHVLDRAKALLRAIGVEVDGLPALYPSAEDTAQAEALLGGKRYWVALAPGAGWPGKRWPSENFLALAAALQERGIPFLALGGKAEAGVAEEMEKRFGALNLCGKTTLLSAAAVLGKVAVVVNSDSAAAHMGAAMGARAINIMQPTARVEFVPLGRKEADVVSYDDCINSCRLWFFGRDPKEAILPCECVEGIGVERVRRAVFQALIDAYDAGELEG comes from the coding sequence TTGATCCGGCCCGTTCTGGAGATTCCCGCGCTGGAACCGATCCCGGCGGAGGAGGTCGGCTCGATCGCGGTGGTGAAGCCCGACCACATCGGCGACCTGATCCTTCACACCCCCGTTTTCCCCGCCCTGCGGCGGCGTTTCCCGAAAGCCCGCATCACGGCGGTCGTCGGGACCTGGGCGGCCGAAGCGCTGCGGAACAATCCTCATGTCGACGAAATCGTCGCCTTTACCCCGGAGTGGCTTGACCGGGATCGGGTCCGCTTCGACCTGGCCAAGCACCGCCGCAACCAGGAGGCCCTGGCCCGGCTGGCGGCCAAGCCCTTCGATCTGGTGATCAACCTGCGGGACGAGGGGGAGGCCGTCTCCTACCTGAACCTTTCCGTCAACGCGCTCCTGACCGGCCGCTGGTTCCTCTCCTATGTGAAGGACCATGCGGAATTGGCCATGGTGAGCCACCCGGTCGCCTATCGATACGAGCGGATGCACGTCCTCGACCGGGCGAAGGCGCTGCTGCGGGCCATCGGCGTCGAGGTGGACGGGCTGCCCGCCCTCTATCCCTCCGCGGAAGACACGGCGCAGGCCGAGGCGCTGCTGGGGGGCAAGCGTTACTGGGTGGCCCTGGCCCCCGGCGCGGGCTGGCCGGGGAAGCGCTGGCCCTCGGAGAATTTCCTGGCCTTGGCGGCCGCCTTGCAGGAGCGGGGCATTCCCTTCCTGGCGCTCGGCGGCAAGGCGGAGGCCGGAGTGGCGGAGGAGATGGAGAAGCGCTTCGGCGCGCTCAACCTCTGCGGCAAGACGACTCTCCTTTCCGCCGCCGCCGTCCTGGGCAAGGTGGCCGTGGTGGTCAATTCCGACAGCGCCGCCGCCCACATGGGCGCGGCGATGGGAGCACGGGCGATCAACATCATGCAGCCGACGGCGCGCGTCGAGTTCGTGCCCCTGGGCCGGAAGGAGGCGGACGTCGTCTCCTACGACGACTGCATCAATTCCTGCCGCCTCTGGTTTTTCGGCCGCGACCCGAAGGAGGCGATCCTTCCCTGCGAATGCGTGGAGGGAATCGGCGTCGAGCGGGTGCGGCGCGCGGTCTTTCAGGCGCTCATCGACGCGTACGACGCGGGCGAGCTGGAGGGCTAG
- a CDS encoding ABC transporter ATP-binding protein codes for MHPHDPGHPAILRLENVGLKYRLRTPLDGSRDFWAVKDVSLELRRGETLGVLGSNGAGKSTLMRLISGIVDKDRGKIWKAKGLRVMLLSIGVGFEESLTGRENAILGGMLLGLHHRTILKRLKKIEEFSELREFFDQPVYTYSSGMRMRLGFSVAMEVNPDVLLLDEVLGVGDVSFVKKSTDALVEKIRSDMSVILISHSPELIQQLCTRATWVNRGVTQATGTVEEISSRYAAFMQQGA; via the coding sequence ATGCACCCGCACGACCCGGGCCACCCCGCCATCCTCCGGCTGGAAAACGTCGGCCTCAAATACCGGCTGCGCACCCCGCTGGACGGGAGCCGCGATTTCTGGGCGGTGAAAGACGTCTCCCTGGAACTGCGGCGCGGGGAAACCCTGGGCGTCCTGGGCTCCAACGGCGCGGGAAAGAGCACCCTCATGCGGCTCATCTCCGGCATCGTCGACAAGGACCGGGGTAAGATCTGGAAAGCCAAGGGCCTGCGCGTCATGCTCCTTTCCATCGGCGTCGGCTTTGAGGAAAGCCTCACCGGCCGGGAAAACGCCATCCTGGGCGGCATGCTCCTGGGCCTCCACCACCGCACCATCCTCAAGCGGCTGAAAAAGATCGAGGAGTTCTCCGAGCTGCGGGAATTCTTCGACCAGCCCGTCTACACCTACTCCTCCGGCATGCGGATGCGCCTGGGCTTTTCCGTGGCCATGGAGGTCAATCCCGACGTCCTCCTCCTGGACGAGGTCCTGGGCGTGGGCGACGTCAGCTTCGTGAAAAAATCGACCGACGCGCTGGTGGAGAAGATCCGCTCGGACATGTCGGTCATCCTCATCTCCCATTCCCCGGAGCTGATCCAGCAGCTCTGCACCCGCGCCACCTGGGTGAACCGCGGCGTCACCCAGGCCACCGGCACGGTGGAGGAGATCTCCTCCCGCTACGCCGCCTTCATGCAGCAGGGCGCATGA
- a CDS encoding ABC transporter permease, which produces MKDSLVQLTRYWHIVRFKTYANLKRDIDKTYLGTLWWVLEPILSTAVFYVVFTHIIHNRTPNMAAFLFIGNVVYNHFASSINGGANAIVGNAGLMQQVQLPKSIYPIIAIANLSWKFVFSLVVVFPLFWILHCPVSLPYLALPVLLFLQLFVVVSVSMPLSILMPYFQDGRTLLSTLLGIMIWVSGVFFPLTKVPEAFRPWFYLNPAVPLIEGYRDILMNQSWPRWSHFLPSLTLCALALASGFWLIRKLGGQITKRAL; this is translated from the coding sequence TTGAAAGACTCGCTCGTCCAGCTCACCCGCTATTGGCACATCGTCCGGTTCAAGACCTACGCCAACCTCAAGCGGGACATCGACAAAACCTACCTGGGCACCCTCTGGTGGGTCCTGGAGCCGATCCTCAGCACGGCGGTATTCTACGTCGTCTTCACCCACATCATTCACAACCGGACGCCGAACATGGCGGCCTTCCTCTTCATCGGGAACGTCGTCTACAACCACTTCGCCTCCAGCATCAACGGCGGGGCCAACGCCATCGTCGGCAACGCCGGCCTCATGCAGCAGGTCCAGCTGCCGAAGAGCATCTACCCCATCATCGCCATCGCCAACCTGAGCTGGAAATTCGTCTTCTCCCTCGTCGTCGTCTTCCCGCTCTTTTGGATCCTGCACTGCCCCGTCAGCCTTCCCTACCTGGCTCTGCCGGTCCTGCTGTTCCTCCAGCTCTTCGTCGTCGTCTCCGTCAGCATGCCCCTCTCCATCCTCATGCCCTATTTCCAGGACGGGCGGACCCTCCTTAGCACCCTGCTGGGCATCATGATCTGGGTTTCCGGCGTCTTCTTCCCCCTGACCAAGGTGCCGGAAGCCTTCCGCCCCTGGTTCTACCTCAATCCCGCAGTGCCGCTCATCGAAGGCTACCGCGACATCCTCATGAACCAGAGCTGGCCCCGCTGGAGCCACTTCCTCCCTTCCCTTACCCTCTGCGCGCTGGCCCTGGCCTCCGGATTCTGGCTGATCCGGAAGCTGGGCGGCCAGATCACCAAAAGGGCGCTCTGA
- a CDS encoding ATPase, T2SS/T4P/T4SS family encodes MNPPPVPATAPAGLHNNPLFRNLITIVQSLKATDLHLIEGELPVLRLARSCLSIPEKQALPILEHFDMLWEDVVRSSEGRHAFSLENPPHTIRITRYGTRRRRAVAFRFQPMEVPSLDRLGLDHDLLQALVDPNPGLVLITGGPCAGKTTTLASILNYQSSHGSFHIRTFEDPIEYKIRSQRSLVTQQELGIDIDNYADAVERSLGQDVNVISFGEIRDLATLRAAIKAANLNMLVYGTIHAPDVASAIGRVIEEFPESDRVEAAHSLKRCLKLVLCQNLLIHSPNSDRGAGQALLPSVVMTYQAALFKRRRSQGATLPYAAMIPDKRLRELAELFSRGHLSDGLFQHPEFPRE; translated from the coding sequence ATGAATCCCCCTCCAGTGCCGGCCACCGCGCCCGCCGGGCTCCACAATAATCCGCTCTTCCGGAATCTCATCACCATCGTCCAGTCATTGAAGGCGACCGACCTTCACCTGATCGAGGGAGAGCTGCCCGTTTTGCGCCTGGCCCGCTCCTGCCTGAGCATCCCGGAAAAACAGGCCCTGCCGATCCTGGAACACTTCGACATGCTCTGGGAAGACGTCGTCCGCAGCTCGGAGGGGCGCCACGCCTTCTCCCTGGAAAATCCGCCCCACACCATCCGCATCACCCGCTACGGCACCCGCCGACGCCGCGCGGTGGCCTTTCGCTTCCAGCCGATGGAGGTGCCCAGCCTCGACCGCCTCGGCCTCGACCACGACCTGCTCCAAGCCCTCGTCGACCCCAACCCCGGCCTGGTCCTCATCACCGGCGGCCCCTGCGCGGGCAAGACGACGACCCTGGCCAGCATCCTCAACTATCAAAGCTCCCACGGCAGCTTCCACATCCGCACCTTCGAGGACCCGATCGAGTACAAGATCCGCAGCCAGCGCTCCCTGGTCACCCAGCAGGAGCTGGGCATCGACATCGACAACTACGCCGACGCCGTGGAGCGCAGCCTGGGCCAGGACGTCAACGTCATCTCCTTTGGGGAAATCCGGGACCTGGCCACCCTCCGCGCGGCGATCAAGGCGGCCAACCTCAACATGCTCGTCTACGGCACGATCCACGCGCCGGACGTCGCCTCCGCCATCGGCCGCGTCATCGAGGAATTCCCGGAGTCCGACCGCGTCGAGGCCGCCCACAGCCTCAAGCGGTGCCTAAAGCTGGTCCTCTGCCAAAACCTCCTCATCCACTCCCCGAACAGCGACCGCGGCGCGGGCCAGGCTCTCCTGCCCTCCGTGGTCATGACCTACCAGGCCGCCCTCTTCAAGCGCCGCCGCTCCCAGGGAGCCACCCTTCCCTACGCGGCCATGATCCCGGACAAGCGCCTGCGCGAGCTGGCGGAGCTCTTCAGCCGCGGCCACCTGAGCGACGGCCTCTTCCAGCACCCGGAATTCCCCCGGGAGTAA
- a CDS encoding Hpt domain-containing protein, whose product MTVFDRAEALERCRGKEGLLAKLIRIYLEDAAQQGAVLDAACAAGDVTALERAAHRLKGSALNLSLKRVAEAAARLEDEARTERTAEAAALWPALRAALEEAAAALRPFLSQP is encoded by the coding sequence ATGACTGTCTTTGACCGGGCCGAGGCGCTGGAGCGTTGCCGCGGAAAGGAGGGCCTCTTGGCCAAATTGATCCGTATTTATCTGGAAGACGCTGCCCAGCAGGGAGCCGTCTTGGACGCGGCCTGCGCCGCCGGGGACGTGACGGCGCTGGAGCGGGCCGCCCACCGGCTGAAGGGCTCAGCCCTGAATCTGAGCCTCAAGCGCGTGGCGGAAGCCGCCGCCCGCCTGGAGGACGAGGCCCGGACGGAGCGGACTGCGGAGGCCGCCGCTCTCTGGCCCGCCCTGCGCGCCGCGTTGGAGGAGGCGGCTGCGGCGCTGCGGCCGTTCCTATCCCAGCCATGA